From Oreochromis aureus strain Israel breed Guangdong linkage group 4, ZZ_aureus, whole genome shotgun sequence, a single genomic window includes:
- the LOC116326925 gene encoding phosphoinositide 3-kinase regulatory subunit 5-like, which yields MQTLDQSSCTEDRIQHVLERCLSHLGVDTPDTQLWKAGLCINRWSLEELVKRDPHNFLILLQQILRKTKEVLEQCQYELVVPLSLLFSSTLLRAPYLPADCGVLQDANLLFHGFLSWPEPCSSAAKRLLNVIQQELRAPGISFQRLVRTEQGISHEIRCSKTITVLLVSPDDDVPTEVQSVSEQLSVSQHCSRDVTITLILHSFQAALGTKHDLQELHKALQSKQPEELDQILQSLTESMEMAASAADLRSAREGILQSMERLKESLTVPARADEGTDMGAVDIFTLPFPKCHKCHWENDNFDVLKHILGAQNDMDLSDCFLKTGLDDDDNNDTSFDEEDELEGNKDDPEFQSHRISTASSSSRDSGYSLSSSWSVPSGSSGVESGEETTQEDIEERQDSQTKPRKKPKKKSRSLLGFSLLFKTPRSPRVCRRVQSMAYHKDFQRTQSQLKHSKVHPLHESPPPLDPLSPQKHLCVRRRPILSCNEEDLVEAPTLVKVVVFGGDREAGRLARAYSDLHQKESKCPQLTKVCKLQFYFVPTKRRSGSPGGGHTPTEERIGGLTKTTTSADSNGLAVDDCTTDIAHMLGIMDPWYERNVLSLLSLSSDVLSQAASKDDSVSHSNGGTEQLPLLADLVLYYCRHADQPVLVQLYQVELTLVGGERRREVFIQSLELGHTAGTRAVKAMGAASKRFGIDEEREAVPLTLSLAYNKVAISGRSQWINKEIMCTSINLHKQWRTPQQLDSAESLQLTMTEVLKRQCSKSKKGYKQHISVSEVKVDKMQVNGRDPGTTFAVCLDQDEKKFIQSVTRCEVSPCCKPGSGLDWRTYKPLLGQVQPLHPSYCSMLCLPITSFSSSYA from the exons ATGCAGACGCTGGATCAGAGCTCGTGCACCGAGGATCGAATCCAGCATGTCCTCGAGCGCTGCCTCAGTCACCTGGGTGTCGACACTCCTGACACACAGCTCTGGAAAG CCGGACTGTGCATCAATCGCTGGTCTTTGGAGGAACTTGTGAAGAGAGATCCCCACAACTTCCTCATCCTTCTACAGCAAATACTGAGGAAAACAAAGGAg GTGCTGGAGCAGTGTCAGTATGAGCTGGTGGTGCCGCTCTCGCTCTTGTTCTCTTCCACCCTCCTGAGA GCTCCTTACTTGCCAGCAGACTGTGGCGTGCTGCAGGACGCCAACCTGTTGTTCCATGGTTTCCTGTCCTGGCCCGAGCCCTGCAGTTCTGCTGCTAAACGTCTGCTAAATGTCATCCAGCAGGAGCTCCGAGCACCAG GTATTTCATTTCAAAGACTGGTAAGGACGGAGCAGGGTATTTCCCATGAGATTCGCTGCTCTAAAACCAT CACGGTACTGCTGGTGAGTCCAGACGACGATGTTCCAACAGAGGTGCAGTCTGTCTCCGAGCAGCTGAGTGTCTCCCAGCACTGCAGCAGAGACGTGACCATCACTCTGATCCTGCACAGCTTTCAGGCAGCTCTGGGTACCAAACATGACCTACAGGAACTCCACAAAGCCCTGCAG AGTAAGCAGCCTGAGGAGCTTGACCAGATTCTGCAGTCACTGACGGAAAGCATGGAGATGGCAGCCTCTGCAGCAGATCTCAGATCAGCGAGAGAGGGAATACTCCAAAGCATGGAGAGGCTCAAAGAAAGCCTTACTGTACCTGCTCGTGCCGATGAAGGCACAGACATGG GAGCTGTTGACATTTTCACGCTGCCCTTCCCCAAATGCCACAAATGCCACTGGGAAAATGATAACTTTG ATGTTCTGAAACACATTCTTGGAGCTCAGAATGACATGGATTTGTCAGACTGTTTCCTTAAAACCGGACTTGACGATGACGACAATAACGACACCAGCTTCGATGAGGAAGACGAACTGGAAGGAAACAAAGATGATCCTGAGTTTCAAAGTCATCGCATCTCCACCGCGTCCTCGTCTTCCAGGGACTCTGGCTACTCTCTGTCTTCCAGCTGGTCTGTGCCTTCTGGCTCATCGGGTGTGGAGTCGGGCGAGGAGACAACACAGGAGGACATAGAGGAAAGACAAGACAGCCAGACCAAACCTAGAAAGAAACCCAAGAAGAAGTCCAGATCCCTCCTAGGCTTCTCCTTGCTTTTTAAGACCCCTCGCAGCCCTAGGGTTTGCCGCCGTGTCCAGAGCATGGCCTACCACAAAGACTTTCAAAGAACTCAGTCACAGCTCAAACACTCCAAGGTTCATCCCCTTCATGAGTCCCCTCCTCCCTTGGATCCTCTTTCCCCCCAAAAGCATTTGTGCGTCCGCAGGAGGCCGATCCTGAGTTGCAACGAGGAGGATCTGGTAGAAGCACCTACCCTCGTCAAGGTGGTGGTGTTTGGAGGTGACAGAGAGGCTGGAAGGCTGGCCAGAGCCTACAGCGACCTGCATCAGAAAGAGAGCAAATGTCCCCAGCTCACCAAGGTGTGTAAGCTGCAGTTTTACTTTGTTCCCACCAAAAGACGAAGTGGAAGTCCTGGAGGAGGGCACACACCAACTGAGGAGCGGATAGGAGGTTTAACCAAAACCACTACCTCTGCG GACTCAAATGGCCTTGCAGTGGACGACTGTACAACAGATATAGCTCACATGCTGGGTATAATGGATCCCTGGTATGAGCGAAATGTCCTCAGTCTGCTCAGCTTGTCCTCTGACGTGCTCTCTCAG GCGGCCTCTAAGGATGACAGCGTCTCGCACAGCAACGGCGGCACGGAGCAGCTTCCCCTGCTGgctgatttggtgctttattacTGCAGACATGCAGACCAGCCTGTTCTGGTACAGCTCTACCAGGTTGAG CTCACCCTGgttggaggagagaggagaagagaagtGTTTATTCAGTCTCTGGAGCTCGGACACACGGCTGGAACCAGAGCTGTGAAGGCCATGG GTGCTGCCAGCAAAAGGTTTGGCATTGATGAAGAACGAGAGGCTGTCCCTCTAACACTAAGCCTTGCGTACAACAAG GTGGCAATCAGTGGGAGGAGCCAGTGGATCAATAAAGAAATCATGTGCACATCGATTAATCTTCACAAACAGTGGAGGACACCTCAGCAGCTCG ATTCAGCAGAGAGCCTGCAGCTCACAATGACCGAAGTCCTGAAGAGGCAGTGCTCCAAGTCCAAAAAGGGCTACAAACAG CACATCTCAGTCTCAGAAGTGAAGGTGGACAAGATGCAGGTGAACGGGAGAGATCCCGGGACGAcgtttgctgtgtgtttggatCAGGATGAGAAGAAGTTTATTCAAAGTGTCACCAG GTGTGAGGTGTCTCCGTGCTGTAAACCCGGAAGCGGTTTGGACTGGAGGACCTACAAGCCGCTGCTGGGCCAAGTTCAGCCTCTGCATCCGTCCTACTGCTCTATGCTCTGCCTCCCCATCACCTCTTTCTCGTCCTCGTATGCATGA